Genomic window (Flavobacteriales bacterium):
TACCGAGGCCGGTGACATGGCATCAGGTGGCTCGAAGAGCGGGATCACGGTCGGCAGGTCCGGGTCCCGGCCGAACCGGATCCACGTCACGATGTAGTAAAGCAGGAGCAGTAGTGTGATGATACCGCCGATGATCGGCACGGCATACTGCTCGAAAAAAGTCGGTGGCGGCGGTTCGGCCACCACGCCTTTCTGGAAGCCCACGGCTACGGTCAATCCTTCGTAGTTCTGCAAGGCGCGCCCTTGGAAGTTGACCGTGTGTCCATTGATGATGGAATCCGTGCAAGCGCTTTCCGTGGAGCCGTATTCCCCCGTGTAGCATGCGGTCTGTTTCACTTGGGCCGCAGGGGGCAAATGAATGCTCGCCGAAACGCTGTCTATCCGGAAGTCCCAGCCATTGCCATTGACGTTCCAGTAGATCTCATCGTAGCTGGGGAAGAAACCGACCTGGCCCTTTGTGGAATAGGTGATCCGGTAGCGGTAGTCCCCGGGTTCCAGCAAGGTGTTCTTTTCGCCTATGTAAATGACGAACTGCCCGGCTTCCTTTTCGGTGTGGTAAGTCGCAGCCTCACCGTTCACTTGGATATCGCTGATGTCATACCGCACATGGATCTCCTTGCCGCTGTGGTCCACGAAGGAAAGCGGCAACGTCCGGACGATACCGCGTTTGAAGTCGATGCCCTCCACATGCGCATTGATGTCCTCCGTCACCGTTAACCGGCCATCGGGTGCGACCGTCAGGTCCGTGTGGAACGAATTGATCTTCTCGGTCTGTCCGAAGGCGGACAACACGCCCAGCACCGATGCCAGCAGGAGCCAGCGCCGCATCACGAGAACTTTACCGAAGGAGCCTTCTTCTCTGCTTGGTCGTCCAGCTCGAAGAACGCGGACTTGGCGAAGCCGAACGAATTGGCGATCACGTTGCTCGGGAATGTCTCGATCAGCGTGTTCTGGTCGCGCACATTGCCGTTATAGTAACGCCGCGCCTTCTCGATATCGCTTTCCACTTCGGTCAATTTGTTCTGCAGGTCCAGGAAGTTAGCGTTCGCCTTCAAGTCCGGATAGCGTTCCGCCACCGCCATGAGGTTCACCAGCGAGCCTTTTAGCGCGTTCTCCGCAGCCTGCTGCCCTTCCACCGTGGTGGCCTGCTGCGCTGCGGCCCGGGCGCGGGTCACGTTCTCGAAGGTCTCCTTCTCGTGCGTGGCATAGCCCTTAACCGTTTCCACCAAATTGGGGATCAGGTCATAGCGCTTCTTCAGTTGCACATCGATGCCGCTCCACGCCTCGGCCACCAGGTTCTTCAACTTTACCAACTGGTTGTAGATCCCGATGGCATAGAATGCTACGATCACTACAAGGGCAACGAGAATGGCTGCGACGATCATGTGGTGGGATTTTGGGTGGAAGGAAGGTCGAATATAGCGCGATGCGGACTTGCCCGAGCGCTTTGGCAATGATCCCCTCAAGCGAAAACCGCATACAGCCCCCAGTAGGCGAACAAGGCGACCAACGCCACATAGATCGTACTGTTGAGGGTGAACAGCCATCTGGATGTGCCTCGCCAGGCCTTCTCCTTCACCACCTTCCGGTTGATCAGGAGCAAGGGGATGATCGCAAGCAGGATCACGAAGGGGAGGTAACCCGCAAGGGTCAATAGCATGGATCCGGGATCCCGGTAAGGGGCAGGGAAATAGAAGATGCCCATCTCCGTAGCTAATTTGAAAACGTAATACATCAAGACCAAGCTCACCGCCGCTAGCATCCATTTGTACCCGGCATAGGGCGCCGTTCTGTTGCGGAAATAGCTCAAGGGAAAGTAGATCGCTGAAAGCAGGAACAGGATGAAGCAGAAGCGTAAAAACCCGTCCAGGGCGGAACTGTTCAACGGTGTTTTGAAACGCAGCAGTTGCTGGTACTCCTTGTTCGGGGGGAACAAGGACGATATTTCATAGGAGTGGTCACCTCGTGCAAGTTCCGCGGCCAGATCGAATTGAACAGGATGCGCGTAGTCATGATAGAAGAACAGGTCTACGTTCCCCTTCTGCAAGTCCCAGATCGACGTCAGCAGGGTGCCGTCCCCGTGCTTCGCGCGGCAGACGTGCATGGTGTCCGAAAGCGCGGTGCAGAAGGCAAGTGAAGTATCGATCTTGTATTGCAGGAAAGCGGTCCCGTTGATGTAGCGTTGTTGCGTGATGCTATGGAAGTCACTGACGGTGGAAGGACAGAAATTCGCGATCACATAGGAGGCATCATCGCCGAGTGTCAGCGTGTAGGGTTCCACCACGAGGTACCTTCCTGAGCGGTCGGTGTAGAGGAACACATCGTTGCTGAGCACACTATGATCGTATTGCTCGATGTAGGCTTTTACCTCCTCCACCGTCCTGCACGCGTGCAGGATGTCCTTCAGGTATTGCACTCGTCCGGGGATCGGCTTTTTGCCCACGGCGGGTGCGCCGTTGTCAGGCGTTCGCGTGGCAAGGGTTCCGAATGAAAGGCCGTACACGTTCATGCCGGCCTGCGGGGAGAAGCCTGCCGCACCCATGTCGTTCGCGCCCGTGAAAGCCGCCCCGAATCCGGTTGTTTCGAACCAGATGCGCGGGTGTTCGAACCACGTATCGTAATTCATGCCATAACGGGTGGCTCCCCCGACGGTGACTTTGTATGCGCTGCACGCAGGAACCCGGTCAACGGAGAAAAACAACACGATCGCCAGCAGCGATACCTTGATGATCTTGGATCTGTTCATGGAGCGATCGGGAACGATGTTCCAACGGGATCATGAAGGAAAGATTATCAAAGGCCTGTCGATCTACTCACTGTCGCTCGGTTCCCACAGCTCCACCTTGTTGCCTTCAGCATCCAGGATGTGTACGAACTTGCCGTAGTCGGATGCCTCGATCTTGTCCACGATCGTCACGCCTTCCTTTTTCAGTTGCTCCACCAATCCTTCCAGGTCTTCCACCCGGTAGTTGATCATAAAGTCTTTGGTGGAAGGTTCAAAGTAGGTCGTGTTTTCGGCGAACGTGCTCCATTGCGTCACCCCTTTTTTGCTCGGGTCGGCTTCCTCTCTCCACTCAAAGCTCGCCCCGTACTGGCCCGCGTCCAATCCCAGGTGCGTGTTGTACCACTCATTCATCTTCTTGGGGTCTTTGCACTTGAAGAAGACGCCGCCGATGCCCGTTACTTTTTTCATGGTTGCCTGTTGGTTGGGTGGTTCAGTCGTGACGGTTTTGGATGCGAAGCCAAGTCCGAAAGTAACGGCACATGCCAGCGTTATCAAGAGCGGCTTTTTCATGTCTAGAAGATGGACTTGTTCTGTGTTGCATTCCTCCTCGCTGCCAGATAGAAGGACACGTCGAATATAGACGTCACTTGTCTTCGCAGATAAGAGATGTACCCGAAATGGTCTGAGGACATGGGAAGCCTTTGCTCCGTTGATCACCGGCCCACGGCCAATGTCGTACCTTGGATGTGTCATTAGCAAACCGTTCAATCCTGCAACTGAAATGAAAGCCATGATCTGGATCGCCGCACTGCTATTCCTCACCGTGGATGCCACTGCCCAAACGCCTGCGGGCGCCCCTTCCAGCGCGGTGCTGCAGAGCTGCTTCATGGGCACGCCCGCGGCCACTTGGACCAAGTTGAAGCTCACCAGCGATCAGATGGAGCGCTTAGGCCGGGTGCAGGAGGCCTGCAAAACGGAATGCGACCTGCCGAACGTGAAGAAGGAGGAGGACCCGATCTCCCATTCGGGTGGCGACATGATCATGACCGAGGTGAAGAACATCTTGACGATGGACCAGTATGCGGCTTGGTTGGCCTATTGCGAAGGGGGCGGCGGGGCGGCCCCGAAGTGAAGGACGCAGTGCAACAGTCTGAAGAGTGCCGGAAGCGTTTTCGTTTTGAGCGATCGCTCAGCATGCCCCCACAAGTCCTACCGGCCTGTTTCTGTCAGGAGCGCCCTTTAGTATAGGGGTCCGAAGGACTTGCGGGAGCGGGGTCTATCTTCGGCGGACCAATGGGTACTACGCACAAGATCATTACCGGGGACAGCCGGACGATGGGCCACCTTCCGGACGCTTCTGTCCAATTAGTCGTCACCTCACCGCCGTACTGGCAATTAAAGGACTATGGCTCAGTCGACCAGATCGGTTATCATGGCAGTTATGAGGAGTACATTAACGACCTAAACTTGGTTTGGCAGGAATCCGATCGTGTGCTCTCTCCGGGCTGCCGTCTGTGCGTCAACATCGGCGACCAGTTCGCACGCACGGTTTACTATGGACGTTACAAGGTGATCCCGATCCGCACGGAGATCATCCGATTTTGCGAAGCGTTGGGCTTGGATTACATGGGCGCGGTGATCTGGCAGAAGGTCACCACCACCAACACCACCGGCGGAGCGGCCATAATGGGCAGCTTCCCGAATCCACGGAACGGAATTTTGAAAATCGACTACGAGTTCATCCTGATCTTCAAAAAGCCCGGTACCGCGCCCAAGCCGACGCCGGAGCAGAAGCAGCTTTCCGCAATGACCACCGAACAGTGGAACCAATACTTCGCCGGCCATTGGAGTTTTGCAGGGGCCAAGCAGGATGGGCACTTGGCGATGTTCCCAGAAGAGCTGCCGGCTCGGTTGATCCGCATGTTTTCCTTCCACGGCGAAACGGTGATGGACCCTTTCCTAGGCAGTGGCACCACGGCCATGGCTGCAAGAAACCTCGGCCGTTCCTCGGTTGGGTATGAGATCAATCCGGACTTCATCCCGGTGATCAAGAACAAGTTGAACGTGGCTCAAGGCGACTTGGCGGGAAGCCGCTATGAATTTCTTCACGAAGAACGCGCCGCAGTTTCCGAAGAACGGACGGCCCGCTTGCCATACGTCTTCACCGATCCGCATAGGATGGACAAAAAGATAGATGCGCGGAAATTGACCTTCGGGTCGAAGATCGCCGAAGGCAACGCTGCCCGGGAGGAGTTCTTCACAGTGAAGGAAGTGCTTTCGCCCGAAATGGTGCGCCTGAGCAACGATTTGGTTATCCGCTTGATAGGCGTGAAGCAACGTCCTGAAGATGCATCCGCTGCGAAAGTTTGGTTGGAAGAAAGCACTAAAGGCCAGCGAGTGTACTTGCGGTACGACAAGGACAAGCACGACGAACAGGACCGTTTGCTTGGCTACCTCTACTTGAAAAATAAGACCTTTCTCAACGCCCACCTGATTAAGAAAGGTTTCGTGGACGTTGATCCCATTCGTGATTTCAAATACAAGGAACGATTTGAACGCTATGCCGAAGAAGTTGAAGCATAATTCCAAACATTACTCGTTGGAGTTCGGCAAGAAGGAAAAGGTGCTCAACTATACGAGCCAGACCTACCAGCTTACACGTCCGGCGAAAGTGGGTGCAGTGATGTCACTAATTCGCGAATGTCAACCAGCGACCATCGAAGAATGGAAGGACTGGTTCTTCGAGCACGCGAGCACAGCGGCTAAACAACCTACGCGAGTAACGGAGGATAGCCTGAGAGAGCTTGGAGAACGCCTGTACGAGAAAATCGTGGAAGTGGTAATCCCGGACTGGACCATGGCCTTCCAACAGGTGACCAAGCAGGATTGCATCGACTACGTGTACAACCTCACTATCAATCGCACCTATGACGGCTACCTGCGGGAGAAATCCGTCGTGTTTGATGAATTGGCGGATCGCTTTCCATTTGTTAGGTTCGAGGAATCTGACGCGGAACTGGACCACGCTGGGGACATCGACTTCCTCGGTCATGTGGGTGAGCGTGCGTTCGGCCTGCAGATCAAACCCGTAACCGCAAAGGCCAACTTCGGCAACTATTCTCCGAGCGATCGCATGCGGGCCAGCTTC
Coding sequences:
- a CDS encoding LemA family protein yields the protein MIVAAILVALVVIVAFYAIGIYNQLVKLKNLVAEAWSGIDVQLKKRYDLIPNLVETVKGYATHEKETFENVTRARAAAQQATTVEGQQAAENALKGSLVNLMAVAERYPDLKANANFLDLQNKLTEVESDIEKARRYYNGNVRDQNTLIETFPSNVIANSFGFAKSAFFELDDQAEKKAPSVKFS
- a CDS encoding VOC family protein, with the protein product MKKVTGIGGVFFKCKDPKKMNEWYNTHLGLDAGQYGASFEWREEADPSKKGVTQWSTFAENTTYFEPSTKDFMINYRVEDLEGLVEQLKKEGVTIVDKIEASDYGKFVHILDAEGNKVELWEPSDSE
- a CDS encoding MjaI family restriction endonuclease, with the translated sequence MPKKLKHNSKHYSLEFGKKEKVLNYTSQTYQLTRPAKVGAVMSLIRECQPATIEEWKDWFFEHASTAAKQPTRVTEDSLRELGERLYEKIVEVVIPDWTMAFQQVTKQDCIDYVYNLTINRTYDGYLREKSVVFDELADRFPFVRFEESDAELDHAGDIDFLGHVGERAFGLQIKPVTAKANFGNYSPSDRMRASFSEFTQHFGGKVFIIYSLGGEVANEDVVELIEAEVGRLSA
- a CDS encoding thermonuclease family protein, with product MGHLPDASVQLVVTSPPYWQLKDYGSVDQIGYHGSYEEYINDLNLVWQESDRVLSPGCRLCVNIGDQFARTVYYGRYKVIPIRTEIIRFCEALGLDYMGAVIWQKVTTTNTTGGAAIMGSFPNPRNGILKIDYEFILIFKKPGTAPKPTPEQKQLSAMTTEQWNQYFAGHWSFAGAKQDGHLAMFPEELPARLIRMFSFHGETVMDPFLGSGTTAMAARNLGRSSVGYEINPDFIPVIKNKLNVAQGDLAGSRYEFLHEERAAVSEERTARLPYVFTDPHRMDKKIDARKLTFGSKIAEGNAAREEFFTVKEVLSPEMVRLSNDLVIRLIGVKQRPEDASAAKVWLEESTKGQRVYLRYDKDKHDEQDRLLGYLYLKNKTFLNAHLIKKGFVDVDPIRDFKYKERFERYAEEVEA